The nucleotide window tttgttttatttctgtgtatttGCATTCACAGTGCTGAGATGTTTGCATACATATAATTCATAGTGAGCAGATGTTTGCATACATATAATgccacaaatataaaaaaatatatttttcatgtgtatatatatatatatatattcctctCATTTCATTGTTCATTGTTTCACTCTTGCCTTCTAGTGGGACTGATAATATCTGATAGTGTACTGTTAAGGCACAATGTGACCTCAGGGAGAACAAGATGCCCCCCTGGGACAATCTCTCAAACCTAGTGGGCTGTTACTGAATAACAGGGTATTTATGGAGCCGTAATAAGGCATTGATCCAtgggccagaaaaaaaaattctagacaCACAATAACAGTCTGTTCCTTTTGATGTCTGGTTTATATCACAATACACAAGAAAAGCAAATGGTTAATTCTGATAAACATGTCTGAGAAATGCAGATTTATGGGTTTATGAGGTGCAAAACAATTAAGACTGCTGCTCATTCTAGCGAAGAAGGGAAGTGATCAAAGTCAATGAGCATTTTCTGCTCAGCATATAGgtgaaaatattttagaaaggtaaaaaaaaagttttctgttTTGCTGTAAATTAACATATGCATAAGTTAGGAAAAAGTGCTGTCTTTTGGGGTCTTATGATTATTAAGTCTAAAAAGATGATATACAACAGCTTTACTGTAACATGCCCCACCCTGCACTCATTCTTACAAGAACTGGATCCGGCTCCACCGCAGCCCTGACCAGGAAAAAGCCGTTActgatgataaataaataattttaacaatgAGAGCAGTCTTTACGTGCACCTGAACAATCCTGCATTATCAAAGATCAAAGCTTCATGCACATTTTTATCAGCTACTATCACCACTACGATGATATGAAGATTGCTGCTGTTTTTGACTGATAACAATGGATAAAATCAAAACCTGCAATGCGTCTGGTACAATAAAAGAGTTCAACAAAGACAATAATACCTTTTGTGCATGAAGATTTAAGAGACATGACAAAATCCAGAAAGACGTGTTTATTAGCTTAGGCGTAAACTATTTTAGAGGTTTATTCACAGAAAAATAGGTCAATAGTCATAGATACATActgcatattttaaaatcaagtgAGGACGACAATgaaaatatacaatattgtatttgttgtaatttttggtgtatttgtaaaaaataacgACTTAAATGTATATTACTTGTATGTATATACCCATTGGATTATTAATTTGTATCTTCGTAATTTGTAAATCACCCTGCAAACAAATATACACAATTTTACTGTTCTGCTGTTAGTAATATTTATGgaaggtaaaataaataattcaaacaTTTCCCAAATCAATAATATTGAGAAtccattatttaatatttacttaaaaaaaatcttagggactattataaggaaaaaacTCCCAACAGTTACACAGtatacactcactggccacttcaaTAGGTACACCTTTGCTAGTACTGGACTGGGTCCTGCCTTGCATATACGTGGTATAAACAATTCAACAATATGCTGAAAACATTCCTTAGAGTTTTTGGTCTATATTGACCTAATAGTCTCATGCAATTGCTACATATTTGTCGGGCTTTACATCCATGATCTCAAAGGTGATCTACTGGATTaaaatctggtgactgtggaggcaaGGTGTGTACAGTGAACCCAATGGCATGTTCAAGCAAACCAGTTTGTTCAGTTTGTTATCCTGTGTGCTCAGACAGACTGTGGGATTTAAACAATGCTTTAATGGTACTACATGTGTCCAGAAAATATCCCCCGATATACAATACTGCTTCAGGGTTCAATGTGTAATGCAGTCGGAGACGTTCATCCACGTTTCTCGGTTGTAataagatgttatttgagttactgttgtctttctatcagctcaaaccagtctggccacTCTTCTCTGACccagcatcaacaaggcatttttaccCACTGCTGTTCACtatatattttctcttttcagaACATCCTCTaaaaaccctagagatggtgtAAAAGTCTCAGTAGATCagcaacaaccatgccacagtcataagtcacttaaatcacattTCGTCCCCATTCTGATGATAGGTGTGACTTCAGCAGATCATGCCCATGTCTACTTGTATGGGTATGGATTGCCACGCTGTTGGCTATTAGACATTTGTGTTACAAACAGTtttacctaatgaagtggctagTAAGTGTAAAAGACATGTTTAGAATGCAAAATCAAATCATTTTGTGACATGAATCAAACAGTTCTAGTGGAACGTAAGAAGTGCTACATTCAATCAAAAACTCTATCCTACAATCAGTAAAATTATCATTGTGGTCAACTAATGGTTCCCTTTAATTAAGTAAGCAGCTATTGACCTCGGCCAAGCACATTTCTTTAAAGACAGGACAGCATATGTCCCTCATAATTTGGTTGTACAgctcatgtacagtaattattcacttagtataaaaaaatatgttacgACAAGCTACATGccacagtgtttaaaaaataataattagtattCACACAGTTTAGACAAGGCCTCTCTTCTCACACACTGGTTCTCAAACATAAATGTTTGACCATGTGTTGACTTAACAAAGGCATATGAAAATGTGGTCAAATTAAATGTGCTTGCTGTACAACTAGTACACACTGATAGATGGATAAAATATTCAGAGTTTCCTGAGCATTATGGTAACTGTAAGTCTTCAACTAAATTCTTCAGTGAACTAAAGAAAAAGGCACTTTGAAAATGAGgcaaatgtaataaaaagttGGATCACCGAAATATTCGATGCCAAAATGCCTGGAAACTAGTAGAATTGAAGGCACCAATGAATATAAGGAGTAGAAGGTAGAGACCCATCATAATGGCAAAATGGTGTCTGACCAGCCACGATGTCCCTTGAGcatgtctaaaaaaaataaaataaaaaaaacgataACAGAAAATCAATTAGGCAATTAAAAATGGAgactgtttatacagtatatttctgccatacattttttgtataaaagtgctttaagataaatcaaataatcttttttcataaatattaatacattttaatcttCTTTGTCTGCAAGTTTACTGACTATCAAAATTATagattcatgaaaaaaaaatacaaaaaatactaaaaatattAATCACATACCACTTTCAACATCTTTGTGTTTTCAGTATTTCTAAAAATGTGTTTGGTTATTTTGTCAAAGTTCAATCTGACATCCTCATAGCTGCTATTCTGACTATACTTCTGTAAATATTATTCTATATTCTGTGAATATTCTCCAACAATGAAGACTTCTGTGGCATTTCAATAAGGGGGGAACAGATCAcaaaaatcacaattaaaatCGAATTGTGATTTCAAATTAGCAAAAAGGGAGAGGAGACGAATTTCTATTTATTACAAGAACGTAACAGCAAGAAACCTAttgttttaacaaaaatgaaatcaaGAAATAAccagctaaataaataatattgtaaaattaaattacTCAGATGTTAAAGCGcagcatgtaaaaaaacaacatgagaCCTGAAAACAGACCAAATTTTataatgacattaaaaaaaacaaaaaaaaaacaaggatgtCTACATTTTCTGAGGAAAGAGTAGACCTCTTAGCCGTCACTGCGTCATCTGCTCAATAGGGTTGTGACTGTTTTGAGGGGCTTGAGCAGCTGGAGGACCTGGTGCTGGAGCTGGTGACTGGGATATTGCTACATGCATTGTGGCTCTTTAACTTCCATCATGCTACTGATTCTATCACCTGCGCTAGATTTGTGTTTGTGAGAATTTTATAGAGGGGGCGTGTCTATAGCACCAGACTTAACATCTCCCACTCCACGGTGATGTGGTGAGCAGTCACAGATTTCTGTAGACCTTGATGTCCACCCGTATGTGGTGATCGCAATAGAGAATGCACCTAAAAAGTCAGTGATAATCTTTACTTTCCCTGTTCGTAAAGTTCAGACATGATATTCATGCGTGAGGGTATTTCTTAGTGTGGCTCAAGCACTTTCAACTTGTTTTTAAATCCTTTGTTTTCCACAACAGAGTATGGCCTCATGGAAATCGATTTAGGCAGCTCTGATTCTGGTGCAAAAGGCGAGGAGCAGCTGTTGCTGCAGTTGTTGCGCTTTGCATCCTGACGGCACACCAGGGTGATTTCGCTTTAGATACGTGGCCATGCTCGATGTATTGCCGCTTTCATACGGCTTTCTCATCCCACAGTGCCTACTTGCGATTTGAATGATGTGGGAGGCTTTTGAGTTCTTCTGCTCTACTGCTAGCCATTGTTGTTAACTGATTAACATGCCCTGTTCACATGAACATGACTGCTCTGTGTAATTAATCACTTAAAAAGCAATCATTAAAAATTTtggattaattaaaaaaactaagcaATTAATCCGTGGGTCACATGCATGCCAAACCATGGGTCGTGATCCACACGGATCACGGATCAACTGCGATCCATTGCACCCCTAGTTTCTATTATTATAAATTCCCACCATTCTGCAAACAGACTGTAGAGTAAAAATGTCTCACCTGGTTCTGTAACGTTTCTGAGAGTAAACCAGCAGGTACTTTACTCTCAGCAGCTCATTGTTGGTGACCACAAAGTACTTTTCTGGCACGTCTCCCCCCTCACTGTTCTTTGCCCTCAAACGTTTGCGGTCAAGGCTCTCAGAGTCTAAAATATTTTAGCAGATCTTATCACCAAACATATTGTCTTTacggaaaaaaattaaagccaTGCACAAGCATTTACAAGCCAAAGTGAAGTGCAACGATTACATTAGGAATTTGCATtaccttttttctttacctGACACTTCACATCTGGATGATCAATAATCTCACACAAGGCAATACAGCTTAGTACTGGCCCAAGGACACTGTCACACCATCCATTTCCATGGGGACTATAGAGAAAAGCTATACTAAGGTCACTGGTCAAGTAAGTACCTTCCCCAAACAGTGACGTCTGAAAAGGAAAAGACAGCATTACTAGAGGTTTGCATATCTGTAAGGGCAACTGTGGTGCCAGAATTAAAACAGTGAAATTTTTTATGCCCTAAGTCAGCATAATGTctacaaaaagattttatgGAAAATGTCTGGTAATATGGTCACATTCTTCATTTGGCACATTTATGTCTTCATTTTCCATTAGCTGGTTTGCTAAATATAATGTAGAATTATGTGTACTGACTGCCACACTACTATAAACATGCAACATTTTCAAAATTGTGAATTGTAACCAATCCCAGAGTATGTACCCTTAAAGTAAGACTAGAATGatatatttaacttaaaattcaCTAAAACTTTTGCtgtgtgtttatacattttGCTGTAATTTATACATTAAAAAGCATGCTATATCAGAGGTTAAATTCAGATGTCCCTCTTTAACAGTTAATTAAATATCCATTCATCAAGATTATGGATCTTCaagtattaaacaaataaataattaatatcaaCCAATAGTAAATATTTTAGGTTAGACTAAATGTATGCAGACTTAAGGTCATCTTTTTTGGGGAActtgaaatatatttaatttagagTTAACTATAACCAACTATTACCGACTCATCTGCTGCTTTTATTGCAGTAAGTCTGCAATATTGGTGTACTTTGGAGTACTAAATTTGTGAGCACCATTTCAAAATGTATGACATAGGGAAAAAGAGATACACTTTTATTACAATCTTACTTGGTATTTCAACCTTACAATCTGGCATTTCTAATTTACCCTCGCCTGCACCCCTGGCACAATGTCCCACAGTTTAAATACTTTTGGGATTTATATATTACAGACCCTCACCTTATTCAGATGACAATGTAGACCATTGTGAATAATGGAATGGAAGTTCTCCAGTCGACTACCATGGAATGCATAGATAATATCTCGTCCTGCCCGTGTCTTCTCAAACTTTGAATTCATCTGTTCACAGTACTCCAACTCAAAAAGGAAGTCAGGCACAGGGGAGGAGACCCCTGCATTTTGTGTCAGTTGGCTGAGTCTGGCCCacttatattgtaaaataataataataacaaaagtgAATTatcaaatttttaattaaacatgattatttaaaaataattaataataataacaacactaTAGGTGACTCAACTAATATCTAAAGTAAATCCAACTTCACACCTCTTCTTTTTGGATGGTCTTTACAGCAAAGCTCTTGGAAGAGAGAACCCAGTGTACCAGTGCCAGATGATGATCTCCATCTCCTGATCCCAGTCGGACCAGGTCTCTTATACTTGGCAAGCTGCTCACATCTTTCTGCTGTAAGAGACATAAGATATTTTCTCATTCAGTTCAGTATCTTGAGCTGGATCAATGATGCGATTCTACAGTAATTCATTCTGCGTATTTCATCTTGTTTCAATGAACCAGAATCTCAGATATAGAACTCTGTATAAAAATAACAAGATCTCTTACCAACTCCTCAAAATCCTTTATTTCTCCCCTTAGATATGGAGGTGGGAATGGTCTTAGGACAGAGTCACGCTTGTAGTTCTGCACGGCAGCCACAAAAAGACTGCAGCGCAAATCTGCAGCAACAGGATCAAGATGGAGATGTGAGCGCACCAGCTCTCTGATGGTGGCTGGTGCTAGAGGTGGCTGCATTCCCaacactggaaaacaagcacaaaataaaaaaataaataaaaaataaaaaaattaaaagttaggaattttttgtaaaaaaaataaataaaaaataacgcCCTTTAACCAGCCACTCTCCCAatccaagaatttttttttgtaaatatgcatacacattctGCTAAAACATATTTGCTAATTACGATTTCATGAcattttatgtagtgtctgtaactttttaaaaatcaaatctttcaatgatctcaattgtcattcagataaaTCTTGCTTAATTTAGATTTCTTATGAAAAGACATGAACCTGAAAaagattgttttaaaattataaaagatattgcaacatgaattagATACGGTCCGCTGTGGCAACCGCTTGCAGCTGAGggatcaacaacaacaacggaCACTGCAGAttttttgcaagaaaaaaagCCTTAGTTTTGCatggaatgctttaatttaagcaacaatttttacaggtcatacaCATGCTTTTAGAAGCTTACAAAATCTTTACTCCTTATActcaaataaatatgaataattattcaGAAGTTATTATTACATGAAACAAGACAGTATAATGTTAAACATGGGTATTTTTGGGGCTGAGGTtagcaacttaaaatttttaaagaaggatgcaagattggtcacttccatgttgaataaaattttttttaaaaaaaggacaagaaaaaaaaggtttgaccTCCCGAATctgatttcatttctttttttttttccttagaacTAACTGAcagcaaaaatatttacacagaaagttattaaccactttccGGCATAAGCTTAAGACATCATCATGGCTgatgatgataaaataataatcatggcATCATTGTGCTGATTTTATAGTGCTTGggtcctttaaaaaataataataataaattatcttctatactgctttatcctataCAGTACCGAAGGGAGGGAGCTCCCCTACACCTGTATTTTCCTTAACCAATTACTTTTAAAGTGTTCTACACTCCCAAATATACTTTAACGGTGTTTTCCTCTGTAGCTCTAGTGACCAAGTCCCTCCACACAACAAGCATTTCTAAACCATATCTTAAAACTGGTTAATTCAGCCAGGGCTTTAAAGTGCTTTTGAGGTGGAATAAGATATTCATCTTGTCCTATCAgtcttattgtttttaagagATGGTTAGACTTTTTATTAACTAATCATGAGCTGAACTTTGTGGGAATTTTCGTCCATGTTGTAAAACCAAACCTGTGGTAAACATAGCTTTCGTTTGACCATGGTTTTTGGTTTGAATGTGGTGACTCTGCAGGTTTCTACATGCTGTATGCTaccactttgaaaaaaaaaaaaaaacattacagaagctagctagctagccaaATAGGTAACGTTAGTGAGTTTGGAGAGCTATTCTAAGATAAAAAACTTAATGTTAACATGGTCTAGATTAGcctaaaaacacatacacacaaaacataaaagaTATTTTGTTGGAGTAGTTAGTTTGCCTGTTTGGCTCTTGTTACGGAGCGACGACTGAGTTATTAGCAATTAGCAATATTTTGCAAGTTTGTTTACCTTACTCCGCGAAGTTAGTTTATCCAAGGAAAGCTAGGTTagcattatattttataacGTAGGCTACATTAGTAACTAGCTTGCAAAAGTGATTTTAGTCGTTTTGTAGTCTTTTTTGACAAACGTTGTAAATATTCAGGCTAGTTAAGTAGCGTACCCAAGCTAATGCTACTCACCTGGCTAAAGGGAACTCTACAGCTTAGCCGACTGTGTCATCAGAATAACGCtatagtggtgtgtgtgtgtcctgtcccGGTGTTGTTTCTCCTGTTTAACGCTATGTATAATCCTCTAATAGCAGTGTcaaccacacacaaacaacccGACGTCTGTATTAATGATATAGTGTCAGTTTTCAGGATCTGCGAGGATAGAAAATGGAGACCATGGCCTACTGTAGCAACGCGCAGTGTCTCTCGCCTGTGTTGTCGCTCTCAGGCCACACCAgtgttatttctgtttaatCTGCCTCGGTGCGTTCAAGTAATTGCTAGCGCACGGTATAACATTTTCAAACCTTTATGTGAGATACAAGCTGAAATCCTATAGTGAGATTTAACTTATCATTTGTGGGGGAAATAAATGTTCCATGTAATATCACCTGAGATTTCAGCCGCATTTGGTTTAAATGTTCGTGTATCTTTGATGAGGGATCATCTGCTTGCATCCTGCTTTaagttaaaagatttttttaagtgttgcTTTCTCTtcacttttgcttttttttatttttatacgaCATTTAATGTACTGTTTAATGTCTAGTTATTTTACAGTTGTTTGCTGAAAATTCATCTTAATGTGACACCATCTTTTATCTGCTAGCAGAGCACTTTTtggcaaaagaaacaaaacaaagcataacTTGTTTGTTATTCACTccctcatcatctataccgctttatccagtGTCTAGGGTCGCAGGGGCGCTGCACGAGGCAGAGTGGACCACcacctggacggggtgccaatccatcccagggcgcacacacactatgggcaattttggaattTCAATTACTGTAACTTAATATGCATGtctctttagactgtggaaggaaactggattaCTCAGAGTAACCCTCAACCCTGGTAATGCAAGGCCACCgtgcaaaccactaagccactaagcctccctgtttgtttatatatttttattgactaTAAAAATCCATGACAGTATGTGCCACAGACAAAGTATGTgccaatatgaaaaaaaaaaatcatgacaatCATACTGTAATATTTACAAACAATCATGCATATATTGTACATACAACCATGCAGTCCTCCCATCATACAATGCTTTATGTACCAGTATAACCAATACTTGCCTGTGACAATATAACTGCAAACATTGggtgtagttaaaaaaaaaaattgttaaaaaaaaactatatacaatatattatggAATAGAAAAActcaatatattaataaaaatttaatttgtgcaTTATGTGATTAATGTTTGGTGACTTTAAAATTCTCTTAAAAATTGTACCTGTGATTTTCTGTAATCTGCTGTTGCACTGAAATTTCTCTAAAGTGACACAGTTATATTGTGCATTCTGTTCTGCAAGGTGTATTCTAAAATATTTGCTAAGCAGCATGTGATTTGTCTCAGAGATTATACATGATGGAATGTGGCATTATAAGAGCATACCTGATGCAATGAAATCATGTTCaagtattatattattattattcaattaaattcaattaaatttgatctgtatagcgcttttaaaaatggtcattgtcgcaaagcagctttaaagaataaaaaaagcatgtttgtgtgaatgaatattcttttcattattattgacCTAAATTTTTAACGATGTTTAATTATAGTTCACTTACATTCATTAGACCCATGAATCTCACTGCAATATTAGGCTTGCAGTATTTTTTTccagtgatttttcttttctttttagggGCAGAATGCAGCAATGTATCTAGTAGAATAAAAACCATAGGATTTGGTGCATGGGTATTAATTTTGTAGGGTTTTCTGAAACCAACACAGGGTCAAACTTATACTAGaagggtaaaaaaatatatgcaatgGTTGTACCTTTCAATAACTTACTGGACTGTACTAATGTACAACTTTTTGAACTGATTTTGGAACCTACAATTGTTTAGAAATGTCTTCAGGAGACATTCCTGACTTACCATGTACCATGTGTTACTGGTTCCACCAAACAAACTCTTTTTATGTTGGGACAGAGAAGCTATCTGCTGTAGTCAATCATGATCATTAATCATAATTGGGCTTGGcagtttaaaagacatttcagGATTTGCGGCACCAGTTAATTAATCGTCTAAGTGGGTGTATGTACATGTATATGCAGTGCTCCAACCCTTGTGGTTTTCTTCTATTAAAGGAATAAAGTCCGGTTTATAGACATAAGTCATTAAAAGCCAAATATAGccatgacatttatgttcatgaTGAGTATACATAAATGGCTGATTGCAACTGTACATGTCATCTTGTAGAACATCTGTGAGACAAGATAACTGCTGTTATCCTCATAATTTCTCACCAGGCATAAGGCTGCAATTGGCATCATTTGAGTCAATTGGAGTATACCTCTGGATTTATTTAATGCATGCATTCAAACTCAGTGTCTCCATATATTAACAGCATGCCtgaaaatgcctaaatgttcaATCTGCTCAAACAATACTATGCAATTATAAACACCATGGGCTCATGCAGCCATCATATCATTCAGGAAAGAGACACATACTTTGGTACAAAACGTACAAATTAATCACagaacaataaatatttttagatgGGGACAATGAATACCCCCACTCCTTGAAAGTTATCTGTCTTTTCTCtcttactaaattcagataagacagagatattataTATTGGTccaaaaaccagtacacaaAAGCTCTCACAATTCAGCTTGCATTTGGAAGGATGTTCTATTAATACCAATTCGACAGTAAAATACCTGGGCATAATATTAggcagtaacttgtcctttaaaaatcatatttccaatattacaaaaacagctttcgttccttaaaaatattgccaagcttaggagcATTTTttctgtatctgatgcagaaaagctagttcatgcattcatgaccacTTTTGTAATGCATTAATAGATGGTTGTTCTGCATCCTTAGTAAAAAAAAGCTACAGTTAATGCAGCTGCCAGAGTTCTCACCAGACCaataaaatatgatcatataacaccattatTATCATCGCTGTGCTGGCTACCTGTTAAGTTTAGAATTTATTACAAACTAGCACTACTTACGTACAAGGCGATAAATGGTTTAGCTCAAATGTATCTAACCAGTCCTTTGATGTTAAAATCCACTACGATCCTTAACATCACAAAACTCTGAatttctggtagttcccagaatatcaaaatctacaaaaggggtagactgttttcatatttagctcctaagctttggaatagcctttctGACAGTGTTCAGGGCACAGATATATCTCCCAGTGTAAAAGTAGAATTAAGACACATCTATTTAACCAGGCATACACAtaattcatcccataacctcgtACACCAGTACATTTAAATGCACACTCTCTAGTGCTGCTAATATCATGAATGGCAGCTGCGCTAATCcttttccacctgttctttCAGTAGT belongs to Clarias gariepinus isolate MV-2021 ecotype Netherlands chromosome 2, CGAR_prim_01v2, whole genome shotgun sequence and includes:
- the parp16 gene encoding protein mono-ADP-ribosyltransferase PARP16 isoform X1 gives rise to the protein MLGMQPPLAPATIRELVRSHLHLDPVAADLRCSLFVAAVQNYKRDSVLRPFPPPYLRGEIKDFEELQKDVSSLPSIRDLVRLGSGDGDHHLALVHWVLSSKSFAVKTIQKEEWARLSQLTQNAGVSSPVPDFLFELEYCEQMNSKFEKTRAGRDIIYAFHGSRLENFHSIIHNGLHCHLNKTSLFGEGTYLTSDLSIAFLYSPHGNGWCDSVLGPVLSCIALCEIIDHPDVKCQVKKKDSESLDRKRLRAKNSEGGDVPEKYFVVTNNELLRVKYLLVYSQKRYRTRHAQGTSWLVRHHFAIMMGLYLLLLIFIGAFNSTSFQAFWHRIFR
- the parp16 gene encoding protein mono-ADP-ribosyltransferase PARP16 isoform X2; protein product: MQPPLAPATIRELVRSHLHLDPVAADLRCSLFVAAVQNYKRDSVLRPFPPPYLRGEIKDFEELQKDVSSLPSIRDLVRLGSGDGDHHLALVHWVLSSKSFAVKTIQKEEWARLSQLTQNAGVSSPVPDFLFELEYCEQMNSKFEKTRAGRDIIYAFHGSRLENFHSIIHNGLHCHLNKTSLFGEGTYLTSDLSIAFLYSPHGNGWCDSVLGPVLSCIALCEIIDHPDVKCQVKKKDSESLDRKRLRAKNSEGGDVPEKYFVVTNNELLRVKYLLVYSQKRYRTRHAQGTSWLVRHHFAIMMGLYLLLLIFIGAFNSTSFQAFWHRIFR